The following are encoded together in the Phenylobacterium sp. NIBR 498073 genome:
- a CDS encoding trypsin-like peptidase domain-containing protein, translated as MPAPGPDAVGGKRPVGAAPSLPGAAAARYAAALDGAAAQPRQVTRGAKDAQVYQAAAPSVVLVLAGDGFGSGALISADGKIVTNLHVVGDAKEVGVVFKPAAEGASFGKADVRRAKVIRRDEVADLALLQVSEVPAGAKPLPLAASSAVQVGSDVHAIGHPTGQAWTYTRGIVSQVRKDYAWRTEMGLDHKATVVQTQTPINPGNSGGPLLDDNLEIIGINSFKSDGEGLNFAVSADDVRVFLALKEDRRANRSAGQRAVSAGGECEAVALKEWAVSDPKGLGYLIDVNCDAEGDFVMIEPAKKSEPYTYLFDHDGDGKIDAEITDLGRDGNFDEALLDVDGDGTYDLVGQFKPGESDPYRYERIK; from the coding sequence ATGCCCGCTCCTGGTCCCGACGCGGTCGGCGGCAAGCGCCCGGTGGGCGCCGCCCCCTCGCTGCCCGGCGCGGCCGCGGCGCGCTATGCGGCGGCCCTGGACGGGGCGGCCGCGCAGCCCCGACAGGTCACCCGCGGGGCCAAGGACGCCCAGGTCTACCAGGCCGCTGCGCCCTCGGTGGTGCTGGTGCTGGCCGGCGACGGCTTCGGTTCCGGCGCCCTGATCAGCGCCGACGGCAAGATCGTCACCAACCTGCACGTCGTCGGCGACGCCAAGGAGGTCGGGGTGGTGTTCAAGCCGGCGGCCGAGGGCGCGTCCTTCGGCAAGGCCGACGTCCGCCGCGCCAAGGTGATCCGCCGCGACGAGGTCGCCGACCTCGCCCTGCTGCAGGTCTCCGAGGTGCCGGCCGGCGCCAAGCCGCTGCCGCTGGCCGCCTCGAGCGCGGTGCAGGTCGGCTCGGACGTCCACGCCATCGGTCACCCGACCGGCCAGGCCTGGACCTACACCCGCGGCATCGTCAGCCAGGTGCGCAAAGACTACGCCTGGCGCACCGAGATGGGCCTCGACCACAAGGCGACGGTCGTGCAGACCCAGACCCCGATCAATCCGGGCAATTCCGGGGGCCCGCTGCTGGACGACAATCTCGAGATCATCGGCATCAACAGCTTCAAGAGCGACGGCGAGGGGCTGAACTTCGCGGTCTCCGCCGACGACGTACGCGTCTTCCTGGCCTTGAAGGAGGATCGCCGTGCGAACCGGTCGGCCGGGCAGCGCGCGGTCTCCGCCGGCGGCGAGTGCGAGGCGGTGGCGCTGAAGGAGTGGGCCGTCTCCGATCCTAAGGGGCTCGGCTACCTGATCGACGTCAACTGCGACGCCGAGGGCGACTTCGTGATGATCGAGCCGGCCAAGAAGAGCGAGCCCTACACCTACCTGTTCGACCACGACGGCGACGGCAAGATTGACGCCGAGATCACCGACCTCGGCCGCGACGGGAACTTCGACGAGGCGCTGCTCGACGTCGACGGCGACGGGACCTACGACCTGGTCGGCCAGTTCAAGCCCGGCGAGTCCGACCCCTACCGCTACGAGCGCATCAAATAG
- a CDS encoding recombinase family protein, with translation MRFAYYRVSTADQSIEAQRQALGGPFDREFNDNGVSGAVMAAERAGFAKLLEQIRKGDELHVYAVDRLGRDALDVQATVRRLMRDGITVHVHGLGAISGDIGELILAVLAQVADLERRKIRERTEAGRKAARASLEATGRTHRGKESLGRPKAADAAQVIAWRREQGASIKMTAQHFGLSEATVKRYGADASVGPAPTQPSALRSRRRGPLTPP, from the coding sequence ATGCGCTTCGCCTACTACCGAGTGTCGACCGCCGATCAGTCCATTGAGGCCCAGCGCCAGGCGCTTGGTGGTCCGTTCGACAGGGAGTTCAACGACAACGGCGTGAGCGGCGCTGTGATGGCTGCCGAACGCGCTGGCTTCGCAAAGCTGCTAGAGCAGATCCGCAAGGGCGACGAGCTGCATGTCTACGCGGTGGACCGCCTGGGCCGCGATGCTTTGGACGTGCAGGCTACCGTGCGCAGGTTGATGCGGGACGGCATCACCGTGCACGTCCACGGCCTCGGCGCCATCTCAGGCGACATAGGCGAACTGATCTTAGCGGTGCTGGCCCAAGTCGCAGACCTTGAGCGCCGCAAGATCCGCGAGCGTACCGAGGCGGGCCGAAAGGCCGCTAGGGCGTCGCTGGAGGCCACAGGGAGGACGCACCGGGGCAAGGAGAGCCTAGGCCGCCCAAAGGCCGCCGACGCCGCCCAGGTGATCGCCTGGCGGCGTGAGCAAGGGGCCAGCATCAAAATGACCGCCCAGCACTTTGGCCTCTCAGAGGCCACCGTGAAGCGCTACGGGGCCGACGCGTCAGTCGGCCCCGCGCCGACGCAGCCGTCCGCGCTTCGGAGCCGCCGCCGAGGGCCACTGACGCCGCCCTAG
- a CDS encoding sulfite exporter TauE/SafE family protein: MTLEPVQYLLGAGSGSLVGFTLGLVGGGGSILAVPLMVYLVGVASPHVAIGTSALAVAVNAGANLMPHARQGAVKWRCAGMFAAAGVAGAYAGSMLGKAFDGQKLLFLFALLMIAVGALMLKTRGDPGDPDAQCRRENAPKVLGYGAATGLFSGFFGIGGGFLIVPGLMASTGMPMRNAIGSSLVAVAAFGLTAALNYAVSGLVDWLLAAVFIGGGVVGGLVGAALSKRLSAHKGALNTIFALLIFAVAAYMLWRSAAAIWS, from the coding sequence ATGACGCTGGAGCCCGTCCAATATCTGCTCGGCGCGGGATCGGGTTCGCTCGTCGGCTTTACGCTGGGCCTGGTCGGCGGCGGCGGGTCGATCCTCGCCGTTCCCCTCATGGTGTATCTCGTGGGCGTCGCCTCGCCGCACGTCGCGATCGGCACAAGCGCGCTTGCGGTCGCCGTCAACGCCGGGGCCAATCTGATGCCACATGCCCGCCAAGGCGCCGTCAAATGGCGTTGCGCAGGCATGTTCGCCGCCGCCGGCGTCGCGGGCGCCTATGCCGGATCGATGCTCGGCAAGGCGTTCGACGGCCAGAAGCTGCTGTTCCTCTTCGCGCTGCTGATGATCGCCGTCGGCGCGCTGATGCTGAAGACGCGCGGCGATCCGGGCGACCCCGACGCCCAGTGCCGCCGGGAGAACGCGCCGAAGGTGCTCGGCTATGGCGCCGCGACCGGGCTGTTCTCAGGCTTCTTCGGCATTGGCGGCGGCTTCCTGATCGTGCCCGGCCTCATGGCCTCGACCGGGATGCCGATGCGCAACGCCATCGGCTCGTCTCTGGTCGCCGTCGCCGCCTTCGGGCTCACGGCCGCGCTCAACTATGCGGTTTCAGGTCTGGTCGATTGGCTGCTCGCGGCCGTATTCATCGGGGGCGGGGTGGTCGGGGGCCTGGTCGGCGCAGCGCTCTCGAAGCGGCTGTCCGCCCACAAGGGCGCGCTCAACACCATCTTCGCCCTCCTGATCTTCGCGGTCGCCGCCTACATGCTGTGGCGCAGCGCAGCGGCGATCTGGAGCTGA
- a CDS encoding MBL fold metallo-hydrolase, translating to MTDPHIGEAARIIAAASKARPAVIRSFFDEDTFTVTHVISDPATGKAAIIDSVLDFDPASGRTSYASADKVIAYVENEGLEVEWLLETHAHADHLSAAPYLQEKLGGRLAIGRHILTVQQVFGKIFNEGTRFARDGSQFDRLFDDGDRFRVGSIEAIALHVPGHTPADMTYVIGAAAFIGDTLFMPDYGTARADFPGGDARTLYRSIRRLLSLPDQTSLHLCHDYKAPGRDTYAWETTVGEEREHNVHVHAGVSEDQFVAMRQARDATLGMPRLILPSIQVNMRGGRLPEPEDNGASYLKLPVNRL from the coding sequence ATGACCGACCCGCACATCGGTGAAGCCGCCCGGATCATCGCGGCCGCGAGCAAGGCGCGGCCCGCGGTCATCCGCAGCTTCTTCGACGAGGACACCTTCACCGTCACCCACGTCATCTCCGATCCGGCCACCGGCAAGGCCGCGATCATCGACAGCGTGCTCGACTTCGACCCGGCGTCGGGGCGCACCTCCTATGCGTCCGCCGACAAGGTGATCGCCTATGTCGAGAACGAGGGCCTGGAGGTCGAATGGCTGCTCGAAACCCACGCCCACGCCGACCACCTCTCCGCCGCGCCCTATCTCCAGGAAAAGCTGGGCGGCAGGCTCGCCATCGGCCGTCACATCCTCACCGTCCAGCAGGTCTTCGGAAAGATCTTCAACGAAGGCACGCGTTTCGCCCGCGACGGGTCGCAGTTCGACCGCCTGTTCGATGACGGCGACCGCTTCAGGGTCGGCTCGATCGAGGCGATCGCGCTGCACGTCCCCGGCCACACCCCGGCCGACATGACCTATGTGATCGGCGCCGCCGCGTTCATCGGCGACACGCTGTTCATGCCCGACTACGGGACCGCCCGCGCCGATTTCCCCGGCGGCGACGCACGTACGCTCTACCGCTCCATCCGGCGCCTGCTGTCGCTGCCGGACCAGACCAGCCTTCATCTCTGCCACGACTACAAGGCCCCGGGCCGCGACACCTACGCCTGGGAGACGACGGTCGGCGAGGAGCGCGAGCATAATGTCCATGTCCACGCCGGGGTGAGCGAGGACCAGTTCGTCGCCATGCGCCAGGCGCGCGATGCGACGCTCGGCATGCCACGGCTGATCCTGCCGTCCATTCAGGTCAACATGCGCGGCGGCCGCCTGCCGGAGCCGGAAGACAACGGCGCGAGCTACCTGAAGCTGCCGGTCAACAGGCTCTGA
- a CDS encoding class I SAM-dependent methyltransferase — MWDQRYSGADYVFGVEPNRFLISCGHLLEPGQTALAVADGEGRNSVWLASQGLSVTAFDASTTGLSKARQLAAEKRVAVDYRLSQIEDWEWRAECFDVVAAIFIQFAAPQLRSVIFEGMKRTLKPGGLILMEGYRPEQIAYATGGPRQREQLYTRGLLEEAFADFEILQLAEHDSELHEGQGHSGMSALIDLVARKPPAPDA, encoded by the coding sequence ATGTGGGATCAAAGATACTCGGGGGCGGACTATGTGTTCGGCGTCGAACCCAACCGCTTCCTGATCTCCTGCGGTCATCTTCTTGAACCGGGCCAGACCGCGCTCGCCGTCGCCGACGGCGAGGGGCGGAACAGCGTGTGGCTCGCCTCGCAAGGCCTGAGCGTAACGGCCTTTGACGCCTCGACCACCGGTCTGAGCAAGGCCCGCCAGCTTGCCGCCGAGAAGCGCGTGGCGGTCGACTATCGGCTGTCGCAGATCGAAGACTGGGAATGGCGGGCCGAATGCTTCGACGTCGTCGCGGCCATCTTCATCCAGTTCGCCGCCCCCCAACTCCGATCGGTGATTTTCGAGGGCATGAAGCGCACGCTGAAGCCCGGCGGCCTTATCCTGATGGAGGGCTACAGGCCCGAACAGATCGCCTACGCCACCGGCGGGCCGAGGCAGCGCGAACAACTCTATACGCGAGGCCTGCTGGAAGAGGCCTTCGCTGATTTCGAGATTCTCCAACTTGCCGAGCACGACAGCGAACTGCACGAAGGCCAAGGCCATTCGGGCATGTCCGCCTTGATCGACCTCGTCGCCAGAAAGCCGCCCGCTCCGGACGCGTAA
- a CDS encoding type I restriction endonuclease subunit R, producing the protein MAEGFSEDVVEHAGIEILKDLGWVHLHGASIAPDGPVPQRQSFSEPLLIKRLATALEKLNPTAPQGAREEAIRKLVTSETPSLVEENRRIHRMITGGVDVEYRAADGRIVGDKVWLIDLANPDANDWLVVNQFTLIEGRNNRRPDLVLFVNGLPLAVIELKNAATEFATIAEAYNQLQTYREQIPSLFRTNAVLITSDGMEARIGSLTADQERFMPWRTETGEDFAHRGTPELETLLRGVFNRERFLALIRDFIVFGDKGDGPFKIIAGYHQFFGARKAVREAVEASQPDGDRKIGVIWHTQGSGKSFLMAFFAGLVVKARELENPTVVVLTDRNDLDDQLFSTFSLCQDLIRQTPQQADSRDALKALLERNSGGVIFTTVQKFSPERGEEVFPQLSDRRNVIVMADEAHRSQYGFDAKLNRETGVRRYGYAHYIRQALPNASFIGFTGTPIEAADVNTPAIFGDYIDIYDISRAVEDGATVPIYYESRLARIELNEDEKPKIDAEIEALVEDEALTEAEKMKAKWSTVEALVGSKKRLSLIAADLVQHLDARIDALDGKAMAVCMSRRICVELYNEIVALRPQWHSDDDAAGAIKIVMTGAASDPLEWQQHIGGKRRRDDLAKRARNPDDPLRLVLVRDMWLTGFDAPCMNTMYIDKPMRGHGLMQAIARVNRVFKDKPGGLIVDYIGIAQNLRSALGQYTSSDREKTGIDEEAAVAAMLERYEIVRGIFHGFDYMPGITGAPMQRLSCLAGAIDWVLRWGEAEAAKAKTPDDKKKAFRRYQDLMLELGKAYALASSSDAAREVRDEVGFFQAVRAAIAKSTLSGKISAKDRAFAVQQLIDRAVASTEIVDVLKVAGIETPDISILSDEFLVEIQGMEKKNLALEALRKLLNGEIVSRSRTNVVESRAFSARLEEAVARYHAGALSAAEMISELIAMAKDMKEARLRGDALGLSAEELAFYDALAENDSALEAMGDEKLRVIAHELLEHLRANVTVDWQHRESARARMRILVKRILKRYGYPPDLADDAVQTVLAQAEILLREVTAQSGK; encoded by the coding sequence ATGGCGGAGGGCTTCTCTGAGGACGTCGTCGAGCACGCCGGGATCGAAATCCTGAAGGACCTCGGCTGGGTACATCTCCATGGGGCGTCCATCGCGCCGGACGGTCCCGTGCCGCAGCGTCAGTCTTTCTCCGAGCCGCTGCTGATCAAGCGCCTCGCGACGGCCCTGGAGAAGCTCAACCCCACCGCCCCGCAGGGCGCACGGGAGGAGGCGATCCGCAAACTGGTCACCAGCGAGACCCCGTCGCTGGTCGAGGAGAACCGCCGCATCCATCGGATGATCACCGGCGGGGTCGATGTGGAGTACCGCGCGGCGGATGGCCGGATTGTCGGCGACAAGGTCTGGCTGATCGACCTTGCCAATCCCGACGCCAACGACTGGCTGGTGGTCAACCAATTCACCCTGATCGAGGGGCGGAACAACCGGCGGCCGGACCTCGTGCTGTTCGTCAACGGCCTTCCGCTGGCGGTGATTGAGTTGAAGAACGCGGCGACCGAGTTCGCGACCATCGCCGAGGCCTATAACCAGCTCCAGACCTATCGGGAGCAGATCCCCAGCCTGTTTCGCACCAATGCGGTGCTGATCACCTCGGACGGCATGGAGGCGCGCATCGGCTCGCTGACCGCCGACCAGGAGCGGTTCATGCCCTGGCGGACGGAGACCGGCGAGGACTTCGCCCATCGCGGCACGCCGGAACTGGAGACCCTTCTGCGCGGGGTGTTCAACAGAGAGCGCTTCCTGGCGCTGATCCGCGACTTCATCGTCTTCGGCGACAAGGGCGACGGGCCGTTCAAGATCATCGCGGGCTACCACCAGTTCTTCGGGGCGCGGAAGGCGGTGCGCGAGGCTGTGGAGGCCAGCCAGCCGGACGGCGACCGCAAGATCGGCGTGATCTGGCACACGCAAGGGTCCGGCAAGAGCTTCCTGATGGCCTTCTTCGCGGGTCTGGTGGTCAAGGCTCGTGAGCTGGAAAACCCTACGGTGGTCGTGCTGACCGACCGCAACGACCTGGACGATCAGCTCTTCTCGACGTTCAGCCTCTGCCAGGACCTGATCCGCCAGACGCCGCAACAGGCCGACAGCCGCGACGCCTTGAAGGCGCTCCTGGAACGCAACTCCGGCGGGGTGATCTTCACGACGGTCCAGAAGTTCTCGCCGGAGCGGGGCGAGGAGGTGTTCCCGCAGCTCAGCGACCGCCGCAACGTCATCGTCATGGCGGATGAGGCGCACCGCAGCCAGTACGGCTTCGACGCCAAGCTGAACCGCGAGACGGGCGTGCGGCGCTACGGCTACGCGCACTACATCCGTCAGGCCCTGCCGAACGCCTCGTTCATCGGCTTCACCGGCACGCCCATCGAGGCGGCCGACGTAAACACCCCAGCGATCTTCGGCGACTACATCGACATCTACGACATCAGCCGGGCGGTCGAGGACGGCGCGACGGTGCCGATCTACTATGAGAGCCGTCTGGCGCGCATCGAGCTGAACGAGGACGAGAAGCCGAAGATCGACGCCGAGATCGAGGCCCTGGTCGAGGACGAGGCCCTCACCGAAGCCGAGAAGATGAAGGCCAAGTGGTCCACGGTGGAGGCGCTGGTCGGGTCGAAGAAGCGCCTGTCGCTGATCGCCGCCGACCTCGTGCAACACCTGGACGCCCGCATCGATGCGCTGGACGGCAAGGCCATGGCGGTCTGCATGAGCCGCCGCATCTGCGTCGAGCTCTACAACGAGATCGTGGCCTTGCGGCCGCAATGGCATTCAGACGACGATGCGGCGGGGGCGATCAAGATCGTGATGACGGGCGCGGCGTCCGACCCGCTGGAGTGGCAGCAGCACATCGGCGGCAAGCGGCGGCGCGACGACCTCGCCAAGCGCGCGCGCAATCCCGACGATCCCCTGCGGCTGGTGCTGGTGCGTGACATGTGGCTGACCGGCTTCGACGCGCCGTGCATGAACACCATGTACATCGACAAGCCGATGCGCGGGCACGGGCTGATGCAGGCTATCGCGCGGGTGAACCGGGTGTTCAAGGACAAGCCCGGCGGGCTGATCGTGGACTACATCGGCATCGCCCAGAACCTGCGCTCTGCGCTCGGCCAGTACACGTCCTCGGATCGCGAGAAGACCGGCATCGACGAGGAAGCCGCCGTCGCGGCCATGTTAGAGCGGTACGAGATCGTGCGCGGCATCTTCCACGGCTTCGACTACATGCCGGGGATCACCGGCGCGCCGATGCAGCGCCTGAGCTGTCTGGCGGGAGCCATCGACTGGGTCCTGCGGTGGGGCGAGGCGGAGGCCGCCAAGGCCAAGACGCCGGACGACAAGAAGAAGGCCTTCCGCCGCTACCAGGACCTCATGCTCGAACTCGGCAAGGCCTACGCGCTGGCGTCCTCCAGCGACGCTGCAAGGGAAGTCCGCGACGAGGTCGGCTTCTTCCAGGCCGTCCGCGCAGCCATCGCCAAGAGCACGCTCAGCGGCAAGATCAGTGCCAAGGACCGCGCCTTCGCGGTGCAGCAGCTCATCGACCGCGCCGTGGCCTCCACCGAGATCGTGGACGTGCTCAAAGTGGCCGGGATCGAGACCCCGGACATCTCGATCCTGTCGGACGAGTTCCTGGTTGAAATCCAGGGCATGGAGAAGAAGAACCTCGCCCTGGAGGCCCTGCGGAAGCTCCTGAACGGGGAGATCGTCAGCCGCTCGCGGACCAACGTCGTGGAGAGCCGCGCGTTCTCAGCGCGGCTTGAGGAGGCTGTGGCCCGCTATCACGCCGGGGCGCTGTCGGCTGCGGAGATGATTTCCGAGCTGATCGCCATGGCGAAGGACATGAAAGAGGCCCGGCTGCGGGGCGACGCCCTGGGGCTGAGCGCCGAGGAGTTGGCCTTCTATGATGCGCTCGCCGAGAACGACAGCGCCCTCGAAGCCATGGGCGACGAGAAGCTGCGGGTGATCGCCCACGAGTTGCTCGAACACCTGCGGGCCAACGTCACTGTGGATTGGCAACACCGGGAAAGCGCGCGGGCGCGGATGCGAATCCTCGTGAAGCGCATCCTCAAGCGGTACGGCTACCCGCCTGACCTCGCCGACGACGCCGTGCAGACCGTCCTGGCCCAAGCCGAAATTCTTCTTCGTGAAGTGACGGCGCAGAGCGGTAAGTGA
- a CDS encoding restriction endonuclease subunit S: MLSRPLGEIASFVNGDRSSNYPSGTDFVPVGVPFVSAADLENGAVDWASTRKISEAAFDRLRSGKTLIGDLLFCLRGSLGKVARVQGRDRAAIASSLVIVRAKEAVLQDYLFYVLSGPVGQRAAEILNNGSVQGNISVRDLQRTPVPLPSLAEQKAIVEVLGALEDRIELNQRMNKTLEKIAQAIFRDWFVEFGPVRRKLAGVSDATKILGGLVPGENRAAELAQLFPSKFSPDGAPENWSRAFLGDYFALERGLSYKGEFLADEGNPMINLGCFLGRGRFSNESLKRYVGEYRPRHTVSIGDLVIANTDMTQDRVILGSPHIVEDCPDTQPLLFSHHVYAARPRSPGAEAWVQFFFYHLLQPAFRERAEGFATGTTVLALPKDAIERFEFVMPSEPLYLEFREIVGPLRARHAANQRECVTLAEARDYLIPRLMSGEVKVRDVARGLAA; the protein is encoded by the coding sequence ATGCTTAGCCGCCCACTGGGTGAAATAGCCTCTTTCGTGAACGGCGACCGGAGTTCCAATTATCCGAGCGGAACGGATTTCGTGCCTGTCGGAGTGCCGTTCGTCAGCGCCGCTGATCTGGAAAACGGGGCAGTAGATTGGGCTTCGACAAGGAAGATATCCGAGGCTGCTTTTGATCGGTTGCGAAGTGGAAAAACGCTCATCGGAGACCTACTTTTTTGTCTTCGAGGCTCCTTGGGAAAGGTTGCCCGGGTTCAGGGACGAGACAGGGCCGCCATTGCATCCTCACTCGTTATCGTCCGCGCTAAGGAAGCGGTCCTCCAGGATTACCTCTTCTATGTCTTGAGTGGCCCTGTTGGTCAAAGAGCCGCGGAAATACTAAACAACGGTTCAGTTCAGGGGAATATATCGGTCCGAGATCTGCAAAGGACACCCGTTCCCCTGCCGTCCTTGGCTGAGCAGAAAGCAATAGTAGAAGTTCTTGGCGCTCTTGAAGACAGGATCGAGCTGAACCAGCGAATGAACAAAACGCTGGAGAAGATAGCTCAGGCGATTTTCCGCGATTGGTTTGTTGAATTCGGCCCCGTTCGACGCAAGCTTGCTGGTGTTTCTGACGCCACCAAAATACTGGGAGGTCTCGTCCCCGGTGAGAATAGGGCTGCGGAGCTTGCGCAACTATTCCCCTCGAAATTTTCGCCGGATGGTGCGCCTGAGAACTGGTCGCGAGCATTTCTAGGCGACTACTTCGCTCTTGAACGCGGCCTGTCCTACAAGGGAGAGTTTCTCGCCGACGAGGGCAATCCCATGATTAATCTGGGATGCTTCTTGGGGCGCGGACGATTTTCCAACGAAAGTCTAAAGCGTTATGTCGGTGAGTACCGACCGCGGCATACGGTGTCCATCGGGGATCTGGTGATAGCGAACACCGATATGACTCAGGATCGCGTTATATTGGGAAGCCCTCACATCGTAGAGGATTGCCCAGATACCCAGCCGCTGCTGTTCTCGCATCATGTCTACGCGGCGCGGCCACGATCCCCAGGCGCAGAAGCGTGGGTTCAATTCTTCTTTTATCATTTGCTGCAACCAGCGTTCCGTGAGCGCGCAGAGGGATTTGCGACTGGAACAACCGTCCTCGCGCTGCCCAAAGACGCTATTGAGCGGTTCGAATTCGTGATGCCGTCCGAGCCACTTTACCTTGAATTTCGTGAGATTGTCGGCCCGCTAAGGGCACGCCACGCTGCCAACCAGCGCGAATGCGTCACCCTGGCTGAAGCTCGCGACTACCTCATTCCTCGCCTCATGTCTGGCGAAGTCAAGGTGCGCGATGTCGCCCGCGGATTGGCGGCATAG
- a CDS encoding class I SAM-dependent DNA methyltransferase, with product MEEQFLDALRALGGSAGNGRLREALGWDGAAYDGVRATLIEKGLVKPGRGRGGSVALADGEGSTDGGAGEKAAAPKRAPREKAAKSANGGDLGFEGELFKAADKLRGNLEPSEYKHVALGLIFLKYISEAFEAQYERLQAEEFADPEDPEEYLAANVFWVPQEARWANLQANAKRPEIEFFDVVTKQTKKGDIGGLIDNAMEAIEQANVAVLKDVLPKTYARPQLDKTMLGELIDLFSNIDLMHKHGEAKDLLGRAYEYFISQFAGAEGKRGGEFFTPRSVVRTIVAMLEPTKGRVYDPCCGSGGMFVQSEAFVEEHQGKRSDIAIYGQERNHTTWRLCKMNLAVRGIDADIKWNNEGSFIRDEFPQLKFDYVMANPPFNISDWWQGSLDGDARWAFGTPPQGNANFAWLQHILHHLAPRGTAGVVLANGSMSSQQSGEGDIRKAMVEADVVDCMVALPGQLFYSTQIPACLWFLARDKSANGHRNRGGEILFIDARKMGHLVDRTRRELSEADIQTIADTYHRWRGNPETVAALGLEPYADQPGFSRSASLDEVRSHAHVLTPGRYVGTTNEEEDGISFQETFGRLRTKLEAQFAEARALEARIETALGRLN from the coding sequence TTGGAAGAACAGTTTCTGGATGCGCTCCGCGCCCTTGGCGGGTCGGCGGGGAATGGGCGGCTGCGTGAGGCGCTCGGCTGGGACGGGGCGGCCTATGACGGCGTACGCGCGACCCTGATCGAAAAGGGGCTGGTCAAGCCCGGGCGCGGGCGCGGCGGTTCGGTGGCGCTGGCCGACGGCGAAGGCTCGACCGATGGGGGCGCGGGCGAGAAGGCGGCGGCTCCCAAGCGTGCGCCCCGCGAGAAAGCCGCCAAGTCCGCCAACGGCGGCGATCTCGGTTTCGAAGGGGAGCTGTTCAAGGCGGCTGACAAGCTGCGTGGTAACCTGGAGCCCTCGGAGTACAAGCACGTCGCGCTCGGCCTGATCTTCCTCAAATACATCTCCGAGGCCTTCGAGGCGCAGTACGAGAGGCTACAGGCCGAGGAATTCGCCGATCCTGAGGACCCGGAGGAGTACCTGGCGGCCAACGTCTTCTGGGTGCCGCAAGAGGCGCGCTGGGCCAACCTCCAGGCCAACGCCAAGCGGCCCGAGATCGAGTTCTTCGATGTCGTCACCAAGCAAACCAAGAAGGGCGACATCGGTGGCCTGATCGACAACGCGATGGAGGCCATCGAACAGGCCAACGTCGCCGTCCTAAAGGACGTGCTGCCGAAGACCTACGCCCGGCCCCAGCTCGACAAGACCATGCTGGGCGAGCTGATCGACCTCTTCTCCAACATCGACCTGATGCACAAGCACGGCGAGGCGAAGGACCTCCTGGGGCGCGCCTACGAGTACTTCATCTCGCAGTTCGCCGGGGCGGAGGGAAAGCGGGGCGGCGAGTTCTTCACCCCTCGCTCGGTGGTGCGGACCATCGTGGCGATGCTGGAGCCGACCAAGGGCCGCGTCTACGACCCCTGCTGCGGGTCTGGTGGAATGTTCGTGCAGTCCGAGGCGTTCGTCGAAGAGCACCAGGGCAAGCGATCAGACATCGCCATCTACGGTCAGGAGCGCAACCACACGACTTGGCGGCTCTGCAAGATGAACCTCGCGGTGCGGGGCATTGACGCCGACATCAAGTGGAACAACGAGGGCTCCTTCATTCGCGACGAGTTCCCCCAACTCAAGTTCGACTACGTGATGGCGAACCCGCCGTTCAACATCTCGGACTGGTGGCAGGGGAGCCTGGACGGGGACGCGCGCTGGGCGTTCGGCACGCCACCGCAGGGGAACGCCAACTTCGCTTGGCTCCAGCACATCCTCCACCATCTGGCCCCGCGCGGCACGGCGGGCGTGGTGCTGGCCAACGGCTCGATGTCCTCACAGCAGTCCGGCGAGGGCGATATCCGCAAAGCCATGGTGGAGGCCGATGTTGTTGACTGCATGGTCGCGCTGCCGGGCCAGCTCTTCTACTCCACGCAGATTCCCGCCTGTCTGTGGTTCTTGGCCCGCGACAAGAGCGCCAACGGTCACCGCAACCGGGGCGGCGAAATCCTGTTCATCGACGCCCGCAAGATGGGCCACTTGGTGGATCGGACGCGGCGGGAGCTGTCCGAGGCGGATATTCAGACCATCGCGGACACCTATCATCGGTGGCGAGGGAACCCGGAGACGGTCGCGGCGCTCGGGCTGGAGCCTTACGCGGACCAGCCGGGGTTCTCCCGGTCGGCCTCGCTTGACGAGGTGCGGAGTCACGCTCACGTGCTCACGCCGGGGCGCTATGTCGGGACCACGAACGAGGAGGAAGACGGGATCAGCTTCCAGGAAACGTTCGGGAGGCTGCGGACGAAGTTGGAGGCGCAGTTCGCCGAGGCGCGAGCCTTGGAGGCGCGAATTGAAACCGCTCTCGGAAGGCTGAACTGA